The Ursus arctos isolate Adak ecotype North America unplaced genomic scaffold, UrsArc2.0 scaffold_18, whole genome shotgun sequence genomic sequence AAGTTGGGGGATGCCATGTGAAAAAATTCAATCAGGTACTGCATGCGACGCAGTACAGAGGCATGCAGAGTAAACTTCAAGAGACGGGCCGCACTGGGCAGAGCGAGCCCCGTGAGCGGGACGCCTGCCTCAGCAACCGGCACTCTGCGCGGGGTGGCACTGTGGGTTACCTCTGAACTGAGCAACAAAAGCCAGCCTTGAGAGAGCACAACTTGAGAGAAAGGAACCACTGGTCATGGCATTCTAGTCTGAGAGCTTGACCATACCTGATAATAGAGGGGGGCCGTGCCAGGCTCCGGTGGGTATGGCGAGGGGTAATGGGACTGGTAGCCATCATACAAGGGTCTGTAATAGTAGTAAGATGCCAGGTCTGGAGGAGGCGGCTGCAGCCAGTGCTGGTCTGACCGCACGGCTGCCTGGCTCGAGCTGGTAGACACGACCGACGCGCTGGAAGACCGAGGTGGCCGAGGCGGCAGTGGCTGACCTGCGTCAGCTGGAGCTGGGCTTGTGGGTGGTGGGACCGAGTTCTGGGGCTGTCCCTGCACGGGTGGACCTCCTGGGTTTGAAGGATCTGTACATGTTGCTTTGGGCCCTTGTGGGGGAGGTGGTGCTGGCTCCTGCTGGGCTCTCTCTGGGCCACGCTGTTCCTGAGCGTCTTTTGTCACCTGTTGGTAGAAATGGTTTGAGTTATGTGGCCCTGGCCCAGGTTGTCTCGGATGACTGCTGACGGTGTGCTGACAAGCAGAGCTGTCAGAATGGGATGGGCTATACATTCTTAGAGGATTTTCCAAAGTCCTATTTAGTGTGAAGTCTAGGGCTCCAGAAGTTTCTTCCCAATGACTGGAGTGATCTGCCTTATTACCAGCAGGTACCGAGGTAGCGTTTGCAGGTGGCACTAACATCACGCCTGTGCTTCCAGCAGGGCCACAAACCAACTCGGGAAGAACGTTCTTTGCATTATCAATCTTCTGGCTTTCTGAAAGCAAGTTCTTTGGAACTGGATGAGGCGGTGGCTGAACCAGCAAATTAGTAGATTGATTAGAAACTATTTCCGAAGTACCAGGAACTTGTGGAAAACTACTGTGCGTGAGACTATTAGGCAGAGGTGAGCGGGTGAGACAGCCGGCCACGATCCCAGACACAGGAGCACTGTCTCCAGAGTCTCCCCCCACAGCCCGGCTGCTTGCCGAGGGTTTATCCCCCACCAAACCATCTCTCCAGGGCTGATTCTTCTCATTAGGACTCGATAAGGACACAGAAAAATTAATGGGCTGAGCCAAATTATAGCTTTGATCAGGCTGGGCAATCAAGACTGGTTGATTCTGCAAAGATTCAGTGGGCGGTGAGGATAACAGACTGGCATAGCCAGAACTTGCCTGTGACGGGAGGGCCTCCTCTTCTCCCATCTTGGGAGGGTTCTCGAGGTTCTCAGAAGCACCAATGCTGTCCCCACTGTGCAGAGGGAGGCCAGAGCCTGGCTGCTGGGACTGCAGAGCGGACGCGCCCTCATCTGGCGGCTGGATCACTTCGGATGGCTGTGGTTTCACAGGCACGTGCAACGCAGGAGCAGCTGGGGCTAGAAGGACGTTGCCTCCAAAATCTGGCAACTCGTTCTGTGCCCACAACGTTGTCACTGGGCTCTCACACTTCACGGCTCCCTGGGCTCTGGCCAAAGGCCTTTTCTCAGCTGCCAGGGGCACAGTTTCCAAGGGCGGCCCCCCAGCATGTACGAGCCCGTACCCGGGCTCCACAGGTATGGAAAAGGGCGGAGAGCAGGCCTGGAGTGTGAACAGGGTCTCCATGTTGTCCGGTGGCTGCTCCAGGTTGCCGGGGGAAGTGTCGGGTGGGGCAGCAGCGGGTCTGCGCTGCTTCTGGTGGGCAATGGTCCCTCTCACCTCACCCACCACGTTGGCGCGATCGGCCTCGACGAGTTTTACTCCAACTAAGTGGGATTTCACTGGTTCAAAAGAACTATTTGCACTTGTCTGAAATATTCCAGTGGGTTTTGGGGGGCTTGGGGTTGAGGTCTGGGACAGGCTGCTGCGGTGATTCTGGCTCACGGTGGTCTCGtttgcctctcctcccacagGGGAAGAATCAATTTGCTTAAAAAAACTCCCCGAAGACTCATCTTCAGGTTTTCCAACTTCTTGCTGAATGAAAGTGCCTACGTCTTGGGGCCTGGCTGCACTCGAAAGATTCCTGTGGCTCTTGCTGCTGTAACCGGATGACACGCTATCAGACCGCACAGGGTGTGGCGTTGAATCCGGGGCCTCGAGATTTGGACCCCCACCTCCAGCGTGGCCCACAACACCGAGCCTGGGGACGGCTGGCCCAGGAAGGGGCCCGTATCTGACCTGATCGCTTGGGGAGGAAGGGTCCAAACTCAGGGGCTCACTTGGCAGAACTTCTTGATTCTGAATGAATTCTAGGTCTTCCACATTCTCAGACTGCGAGCTGCTGGCTGCGTGCGCCCCCGCACTTGCTGCACTGCCCCACGCAGCAATGGCAGCACTGGCCGTGGTGGGTCGATCAGGCTGGGGGCCTGCAGACTGAGAAAAATAAGGTTGCGGGTGTCCTCCCTGCTGCATGGCCTCACTGTTGGAACCTTTGGGAAGGGCCTGGTAAATGCCGCCTGCTCCCACATGTACAGGAGGATGACCAAGCgcggggctgggggagaagcCGTCGAAGTCAGACTGACCAGCAGAGCCTGTTTTTTCAGATGAGAGGTTCTCCTCATTTTCTGTCTCCCCACCTTGAAAAAACATGGAGAGAGCCCCCGAGTCCACTTCTGACAGGGCTCGGCTGGTCCCAGCCCCTGGGGGGTAGTGCAAATGGCTTTCTGGGCTATTTCCCTGAGCGAGGGGATTAACGAGAGCAAGGTCTGGCAACTGCTCTTTATTCACTCCTGGACTTGGCCTGAGCTCCTGGCTCGCCCAAGTATTCCCAGCCCTAGAATTTTGCCTGAATGCATTTTCAGGatcaaaattatttgttgaatggttTCCACTTTGCAGGTAGGCCACCTCATTGCTTCCATCACTGGCTAAGGGTCCTGGCAAAGACACCAGTGAGCTGAGCTGCTCGTGGCCAGGACCAAGATGCGGGTTGGATGGAGCAGGGAACTGAGAAACGATGGAGGTATGAGGCACCGCGTTCTGAACAGGTCCTTCTGGGCGGGGCCAATAATGTTGACCTGAGGGTTGTGGGCCTCCCTGCCCGGGTCCCCACTGCCCTGGCATTTGCTGACGAGGCTGAGGGAAGAAAGGGGATGGTGCTAACGCCGCAGCACTGTCGTGCGGGTTCTGGCTACTCAGGAGCCTATCAGGCCCAAGCATATTTGTGTGCGGATGGCCCCCGTGAGAACTGTCAGCACCCGCTCCTGGAATGTACTGAGAATATGGCAGAGTCTGAACTTCGGGTTCTGAGCTGGGAGCAACCTCAGCACTCCTGTTCACCTCGGGCTCCGATGGTGCTGAAGGGGTCAACACACTGGAAAACAGACTGCCATCTGCTCTGGGCTGCGACACTGGTCCTTGGGGGGTATCCCCAGCATCTGTGTGAGGCACAGGCAGACCAGGGCGCTGAAGGAACGCTGGTGGGGCCGGGCCTTGCAGAATGGGCGGGCTGCTTTTGGACGAACCGCCTAACGATGTATTTTGTAGCGCCTGTCTACTAAAAGCAAACGGATCGGTCACTGGCTGCAGTGGGCAAGTTATTGGAGTCACCGGTGCGTTGTTATTTGCCTGTCTTCTATACGGTCTGTTGGACCAGAACATGCTCTGAGGAGTCCCAGCTGGAGGTGGCCCAACCACGCCTGATGGGGCTGCCTGGGGTGGTGGCTGCATGATTGATCTTCTGCACAATTAGATGCTCCTTACGGATAGAAGCAGGATATAGGTTCCTTAAGttgaactgaaaaggaaaaagaataaattagcaTAAAATCCATATACTCAAACTCCCAGCCAGAattagaaaaaccaaaaaaaacagcGAAAGGCTGGAAACAAGAGTTTGAGTCTTCAGTCTGGGGGCCTGCcgctcctgctcccaccccccccaacccccacccccggaaCTGTGCCCCAGAGGGGCGGCTGCTACAAGGGCTGCTGAGTGCACAGGCAAGAACATGGGAGAACACCAGACCGGAATGCAAACGTGAGCTGTGCCCGGAGCTCACTGACTTCACACAAGTCACTGCCTTCTCTGCATGGCCCAGCTGAATACCCACATGGAATGCTGATGCCTCCGTGATGCCCTCACCGAAAGGGCAGAGACGAAGCACAACCAAACTGCTGATCGGATTTACTGCCAGGCACGCTGATACCTCCCCATAAATTATCACCAGATCCCGAAACAGCCAACTCCTCTAGTAAGACTGCATATCATACTTCTCACACAAGTTCATATTAGctcttgaaatgaaaacaaaaagtttaaaatctttatttccatTATAATGAAAGAGCATTATAAAGTACAGAGTAATACAAGCTGCAAaatctaaaacatataaaaatgctttttatgccCCATGTAAAAGGCCTCACTTTCTGTGTGACGACTGCTTGAACGGCATTAGCAGAACAAGCTACCTCTGGCTGCCAGAGCTGTAACAACTATGCCCGGAATGAAAACCCCAAGTAAACTTAAAGCAGCTTTAAAACTGACCAACTGACTCGATTCAAAAATTTTCAATAACAGACAGAGTGCCAAAACTTTTATAGAAAACAAAGGGGCAAAATCATCTTTACAGTGTTTTTTCGTAGCTGGTGCTAGTGGtggttttttttctaaataaaatacattacgTATAATCTCGAACAGTTAACCTGTACTTCTAAGACAAAAACCCAGATACTGTCTCTTTACAAGGTCTTTTTCCATGTGTAAATCCTTCCCCCTAGTGCCACCCTCACAAACAAATAGGATAAGTTTAGCTAATCACGGGGTAAGTAAACACCAGAGGGAGAAATTGTAGAAGGACTCTAGGGTGTAACCCACACGTTTCTGCATATGTACAACATTTTTGCTCTTGGAAATCTTTCTGAGAGCCAAATACAAGAACACACTTATGAATGTGTTTTAAGTAAAGCTACTTACAAATGAAAGCTCCTATGACTCTCTGGAAACTAGTCCTAGGAATGTATTAATTCACTACCATTACTGCCCACACATGCCCTGTCCTAGGCCAACAGGGAACCCTTCTGATGGAAGAGCACTTTGAAACTCACTCAAATTTAATGGACTATATTAGGAACAGCATTGGAGACCTCATTGGGTTATAAGCTaacatttcaaaacaaagaaCATTTACACCTCAGCTTTCTATGGAGAGAGGACAGGCAGAGCCCTTCCTGTCATCTGTGCAACAGAGGCTCCTAGGACAACCTCAAAGGCACAACGTCCTCCTGGTAAGGCTTCGGCAGCGGACCCTCACCGTTCTGagcagctttaaaaaagaaaaaccacacatGGCAGAGGCCCAGAGGATTACACAGCAGAGGTGTGACTGGGAGAGCACGGCTGGGTGTCCCGCTGAATGGCCCCAGGGAACACCCCTTGTCTTTCTGTGATcctgtctcttcatctgtaaagcacGAAGCAACAGGACCATTTCTAAGGTTCCTTCCGGGTTTCATCTTACAAAGTTCTATTCACATCCGATTCTAGGACCTTAATCCCTACTGCAGTTTAATAGGGaaattttatcaaaatgtaaatttcataGGTTTATACGTACATGTTTTCCTTGAAGaaacttcctttaaaaactattttctcaaCTCCTGGACTAAGCACCATTTTATAAGCAAACACTATCACTTCCCTATAAAGTAGAATCCCCTACTCTCCGCCCAACCCATAATTGAGAGCTTTTTACCAATATGCCAATTTCATTCGGAACAATCTTGAACATGAACATTATCCTTCTGATCTTTTTTCTCTATTCACAAACAGAAAAACTGCCTATCATTTCTCTCCTGACCCCAGGGAACTTAATTCCAGCCAGGAAGTCAACCTGTACCCTCAAGACATCTAACTTTAAAAAAGGCACCACTTCAGAGAGACCAGCTGCTTTTCTTAAAGATGCATTACTCATAAACCTAGCCCTTCAAATAGACTGCCTTGTATCTCTGGGAAATAAGTTAACACAACCTATTTCCAAAGTAAATTCCTGACTGTGGGACCGAGACACTTCAAGCCCACTCCTATCCTCTCAGAGCTGCTACCTCAAGCTAGGAGTGTGCAAACCAACTGGAGCGCCAGAAAGCCCCTGAGAGTCTACCCTTTGCCTATAAGCTCCCTCACAGTGAGTGTCGGTGTGATGTCCCTGTCAGACTATGGGACACTTCACCTAAAGACACCATAAACTCCAACCTTCCTAAGTACACAAACACATTCAGATGTTAAACAACAAGAAAGGTGAGTCTAAACACTGCTGAAAATGACAAAGATCATAAAGGAGGCACTGACATTCAGGAAAGAGTTTTACAGAAGCAAGAAGGAATCATTAAAATCGACACACTACCCTAAAGAAAGCTTTCCGGACGATTTTGGGACTTACTGCTATTTAGGGTGAATGAATCACAGGAACAAGAAGCAGCACTATTTTGCCTCTTGCCTTATTTTTGCAAGATAACAGCACCCAGAATCCTAAGAAACagcatgggaaaaaaaaacccaaacctgaaAGGAGCCTGGTTGTTCTGAAACTCACAAAAGTATCACTGTAGGAACAACTGTCTCTGACCTGGTTTGCTCCCTGCCATATCTGGGGGTGGGAAATACCACTCAGCTTAACATCTGCACACACCGGTTTAACACATAATATCTTACGCAGCTCAGGCCCAATCTCCAAGCCACTTAAAAGTGTTTTCAGCTGAAGCaataaaaactgattttaaatggCTGTGATGTGCCCAGACACTCGACTGTAATACTTCTCCCACAAGAAGTGTAATAATTTCATTCCATATCCCTCTAACTGGTAATGTAAAACCCAAGTGGCCGACCTCCGCTGCAACACCTCGGTCATTTTAACAGACAACAACAATGCGAATCCATCTCCTCACCAGCGTGGCTCAAGAGAAATCTCTCAACCAATGGGGACAAAACTACTTTAGAAGCTTCCAAGCAAAGGGCCGCGCAAAGCTACTAAAGAAATTTCGTACACGTTCGTACTCTTTAAAAACTTGCAGGTCTGGTCTATCTTCCAGCTATTCCAACACAACCCTCCATCCAGGCCACCAGGGCTAAGCCAAGTGTCAACACAGCTGAGCCCGACAGGCACTTGCCACAGAGCCGGCCATACCTGCGGGGTCCGCGTCAGTCTGACGAGGCGGGCAACAGAGGTGCAGAAGGCGACAGGCGGGCCGCGCGCCCGGCCCACCGGACCCACCCCGGCCCCGCAggtccccaccctcccccggGGCCCCTACCCGACCCCTGGCGGTACCCGGGGATGCGCCGCCGTCCGCTCGGGGCTGGGCCCGGCCCGGCCGTTCCCCTCCGCCCGGCCCCGGCCCTCACCGGCGCGCCACAGGGCGGCCGAGACTCCCGCCCGGCCCCTCCGCGACCCCTGGGCCAGCCCCTCAGGAGCCGCCGGCGGAAGCCGGCCCGGCTGCGGCGACGAGCGCAGACACGACAGCCGCAGCAGCCATCTTGGCACATCCGGCTCCGGCCGCCGCGCCGCCGACGTGTCCGACCGCGACGTCAGCGCACGCCACGCCTGCCCACCGCGCCCATCAGCCCCGCCCATCGCAGCAGCCCCCGTGACGCTACGCCCCGTACGTTAGCTCCCCCTCCCGCCGGCCATCCATTCGCCCGCCCCTTTGGCCCCGCCCCTCACCTACGACCAATCTTTCGGCGTTCATCCCTTCGTCCCGCCCCCTTGGCCTCTCCCCTGCGACCCGCCCCTCTGCGACCCGCCCTTCGCCCACCTGCCGGGCCGGGCGCTCGAAGGACCGCCCAGAGACGTTGTCCTGTTTTCGCTGCTTCTTTCTCCCAGTCTTTTCTTGTCTTAGGATGGGAGAAGAGTTGGGGCTCTTCAGGCAGACCCAAGTGAAGGACCAGTCTTGAACGACCGAAGCCAGCGGGCGCTCCCGCCAAGAACGGCTACTCGATGCCGCCGAGAACCGGAGCGGCGCCCTGGCGCAGGCGCGACCCTCCCATTCTGCCGTTGGACTTCCTCCAAGGCTGGAGACAGGCGGAAGGCGACGCGCATGCGCGGGCCGCCACGGCGGGTTGCGCCTGCGCACCTCGCGGCGGCTCGCCGGTTGCCTGGTTACGACCACTGGCGGCTCAGGGTTCCAGTTCTGCCCGGGAAGTTCGTTCCGGTCTGCGCCCGGTCTGCGCCCGGCCCTCGGGAAGCAGAGCCCTGGGAATCGTCCCGTAGGCAGCCCGCGGGCCCCGGCCACGCCGCCCCTACGCGGCGTGGCCGCCACCCCCGCGCAGGCCCCGCTGCTCCCGCCGTCCTGTCCTTTCCCTCCGCCCGCCCGAGCCCCTCCGAGGCCCCGGCTCTTCCCCCGGCGGGCAGCGGCTCCGTCTGCGCGCGGTCGCGGCCCCCGAGCCGCGTGGACGGAAGCCAGGGCTCCGTTCGGCGTTCCGCAGCCGTTGAGCGGGTAGTGTGTGCAATGAGCGCCTTCCCCAGGGGCAGGCCGGGCTGCCGCGCCtcgcctccttctcctccccgtGGACGGCACCATCTGAGCCCTCCCGCGGAGGGTCTTAGGGACCACCGATGCTGCCGTGTGTATCCGCATTTTCCCAGTGAGGAAAAGGAGGTTCAGCAGGTGGGGAAGCAGTCAGCCAGGCCCGGCCCACTCACCTGCACACCTGCCTGGCAAGGAGAGGGGAGAGTAGCCGCCTGCCCCCACTTGCCCCAGCTCCTTCCAGAGGGCGGGAAGAGTGGCAAGGGTGCCCATCCGATGGCatccaccccgccccccgcccccgtggcCGAGCTCCCAGCGGCAGCTAGTGCAGCAGCAGCCGCGGAGGcctgcctggggtgggagggctcCCTGGTCACCTGTGGGACTCAGCAgcctgggaagaaggaaggagtgtACTTCAGCTATTGTTTGCTGTGACGTTGGCAGGGAGCAGCCACGCTGTCAGGGCCCCAAGGGGTGCCGGGGGAGTTTCAGCCCATCTGACGTGGCCACTCTGCTAAGCTAACATTTGCCTTGCAGAAATCAAGGTCCCAACCTATTTCAACACAGAGTTAGCGTGTGCTGGAACTCAGCCCTGGATCCCGCTGCCCTTGATTAACTTCCTCTTGCACTCACTTTGTCCCAATACACCGCTCTGCAGAGACAGATGTCCCTGTTAACCCCCTTGAAAGGGGGGAACAGAGGTAAAGGTGCAAggcccatccccacctccctgctgttAAGCCTCTGGAATGGAGGCCCTCATGTTCTTGGCCCTTGGTAGCCTGGTGTGCAGGAGAGGGGTCTAGGCCCACAGTCGAGCCAAAGGTCATGGAGGCTGGGCTCTGAGTCACAGGTCCACGGCGGTTAAGCTTCCTTGCCCTCCCTGACCATCACATCTTCACCAACCCGGAGTCCAGGCAGAGTGAGCACCTGACAACATACCGTTGATGCCTATACCAGAGCAGCAGGTGTGAACTGGGCGGTCCTGGGCCTGTCGGGCAAATGGGTGTCGGGCAACTGGCTACAGAGCACGCAGGGCCTGCACCAAGGGGGCATGCTGCCATGACCGCTGCTGCTGTCCTGAGGAAGCATCCTTCCCTTTGCCCGCTGCGTGTCActcattctttctcctcctcctccccggctCACAGAGGCTGCATACGAATGCTACCACCTCCCTGAAGGGCCACCTACAGGGGCTAGAGTCAGCCGCTCTCTCCTGAGGGCAAAGTTGTTAGTTCCTCATGCAAAGCTCCGTAACCGGAGCTGCAGTCCTGTTACCCAGAGCGCACCGGACACAGGGCTACACACTTGCCAGGACAATCGGCAGCCCCTCCCAGTAGCCTTCACTGTCCAAAGAAGGCTGCCACTGAGCACCTGCAAGGGGGGCTGGGCTGACCTGGGACGGAATCTAAGTACATGTTAGAGGCCAGGGTACCAAGAATGTCAAATGGCCCACTGATAGCTTTCTACCACACATAGAAATAACATTTGGGGTGTATTGAGttaaatatactattaaaatttatttcatctgttttccCTTTAATGTAGCTCGTTGGAAGTTTAAGATTCCATACATGCCTGGCATATTCCCATCAGACAGCGCTGGTCTAGACACTGAACGCATCGTGGGAGGGGGTCAGGGGCCCCCCCCTATGCAGCAGCCCCGGCCTGGGGCTGTAGCTCCCTAGATTGCGTAGCTGACAACCAACCATTTCAGTGATTGTGGAAAGGAGCCTTTGGAGGGGTGGCCACAGTCTCAGTGTGGGTGAAGGCTGGTAGCCCACGGCCATGAGCCTCCCCCCTCACTCCTCCAGGGCATAAAGTAGCTGCAGTGAAATGGTTTGTTAAGTGGATGCTTGTAGGGCAGTCCTGCTCCACACCAGGTGCTCTGCTCAGCCTCTGACTCAAGCCCTTGGTCCTGGGTGCTGAGGCTGGGGGCATGGGAGGGCCCTGCTTGACTGAGCCTGGAGAGAGCAAGGGGCTGCCTCCATGAGACAGGGTTAGCTGAGTGGTCCAGGGAAAAAATGGATTATGGCTTCAGAAGTGTAAAGAGCTGGCAGGGAGGGCTTCTGGAAGAGGAGGCCATACAAGCGAGCAGGTCTGAATGGAGAGGAAGCGAACATGAGTTCCTTCAGGAGAGCGCAGGTCCAGGACAGAGAGAGCTGGGTGTTAAAGCGTGCTCTGTGGCCGCCATGGTGTGGAACGGCTGTTGGTGGTGTGTGGCCAGGCCAAGCATAAGGAGAGGGCGGCACCTCCGTGGGGGCAGCTGGGGTATAAAGCCAGCACTCATAGAGCCATCCCAGACCCCTGGGGTGCCTTGCAAGAACAAATCCACATGCAAGCTAAGCGTGAGCACGGCACCGACTCCTGTCTTGTCTCCGCATCTGCAAATGTGCCTGGCACCTGGCAAGCCtcagagaacttttttttcttaattgtcgAGCAAAGTGCTAAACATGTAAGGTGGTATAAGTGAGAGGGGTGTCCTAGAAAGCACAGGAAGAATGCTAATTCCATGTGAGTCAGGCCACAGAGATTCAGAGCCCTGTTAGCTGCAGCAGGGCCCTGGAAAGAACTGAGTGAGACCTCTTTCATGAAACTGTATGTtgagcccctactgtgtgccaggcactgctagGAGCTGGGACTGTGGGTGTGGGACTGACAGGCCGGGCCTCTGCCCTGGGGAGCGTGGACACTGGGCAGCTGCCCCACGGGAGCAGCTGGCAAGACCTTGGTCCCACCTGCTGGTGACAGGGTAGAGCCAGGGATGGAGGAAAAGACGCATTGTGGCTGAAGCAA encodes the following:
- the SEC16A gene encoding protein transport protein Sec16A isoform X3; its protein translation is MQPPPQAAPSGVVGPPPAGTPQSMFWSNRPYRRQANNNAPVTPITCPLQPVTDPFAFSRQALQNTSLGGSSKSSPPILQGPAPPAFLQRPGLPVPHTDAGDTPQGPVSQPRADGSLFSSVLTPSAPSEPEVNRSAEVAPSSEPEVQTLPYSQYIPGAGADSSHGGHPHTNMLGPDRLLSSQNPHDSAAALAPSPFFPQPRQQMPGQWGPGQGGPQPSGQHYWPRPEGPVQNAVPHTSIVSQFPAPSNPHLGPGHEQLSSLVSLPGPLASDGSNEVAYLQSGNHSTNNFDPENAFRQNSRAGNTWASQELRPSPGVNKEQLPDLALVNPLAQGNSPESHLHYPPGAGTSRALSEVDSGALSMFFQGGETENEENLSSEKTGSAGQSDFDGFSPSPALGHPPVHVGAGGIYQALPKGSNSEAMQQGGHPQPYFSQSAGPQPDRPTTASAAIAAWGSAASAGAHAASSSQSENVEDLEFIQNQEVLPSEPLSLDPSSPSDQVRYGPLPGPAVPRLGVVGHAGGGGPNLEAPDSTPHPVRSDSVSSGYSSKSHRNLSSAARPQDVGTFIQQEVGKPEDESSGSFFKQIDSSPVGGEANETTVSQNHRSSLSQTSTPSPPKPTGIFQTSANSSFEPVKSHLVGVKLVEADRANVVGEVRGTIAHQKQRRPAAAPPDTSPGNLEQPPDNMETLFTLQACSPPFSIPVEPGYGLVHAGGPPLETVPLAAEKRPLARAQGAVKCESPVTTLWAQNELPDFGGNVLLAPAAPALHVPVKPQPSEVIQPPDEGASALQSQQPGSGLPLHSGDSIGASENLENPPKMGEEEALPSQASSGYASLLSSPPTESLQNQPVLIAQPDQSYNLAQPINFSVSLSSPNEKNQPWRDGLVGDKPSASSRAVGGDSGDSAPVSGIVAGCLTRSPLPNSLTHSSFPQVPGTSEIVSNQSTNLLVQPPPHPVPKNLLSESQKIDNAKNVLPELVCGPAGSTGVMLVPPANATSVPAGNKADHSSHWEETSGALDFTLNRTLENPLRMYSPSHSDSSACQHTVSSHPRQPGPGPHNSNHFYQQVTKDAQEQRGPERAQQEPAPPPPQGPKATCTDPSNPGGPPVQGQPQNSVPPPTSPAPADAGQPLPPRPPRSSSASVVSTSSSQAAVRSDQHWLQPPPPDLASYYYYRPLYDGYQSHYPSPYPPEPGTAPLYYQQDVYGLYEPRYRPYDSAASAYAESYRYSEPERPSSRASHCSDRPPARQRYPEGYYSSRSGWSSQSDHYADYYPGQYDYADPGHWDQYHYGSRFRDPRACDRRHWYDAEYDACRKDSCAYGDRPERYDDPWRYDPRFTGSFDDDPEPHRDPYGEEADRRSVHSERSAQSLRSSFSSHSRQSQIYRNHGVTAAPYEAPHPPGSLPGDYAYGAYGSNFGSAQGFPEYGYPAEAGWPSTEQAPSRPTSPEKFSVPHVCARFGPGGQLIKVIPNLPSEGQPALVEMHSMETLLQHTPEQEELRSFPGPLGKDDTHKVDVINFAQNKATKCLQNENLIDKESASLLWNFIVLLCRQNGTVVGTDLAELLLRDHKTAWLPGKSPNEANLIDFTNEAVEQVEEEESGEAQLSFLTDSQAASSSALEKETERFRELLLYGRKKDALESAMKNALWGHALLLASKMDSRTHARVMTRFANSLPINDPLQTVYQLMSGRMPAASTCCGDEKWGDWRPHLAMVLSNLSSNVDVESRAMATMGDTLASKGLLDAAHFCYLMAQVGLGVYTKKTTKLVLIGSNHSLPFLKFATNEAIQRTEAYEYAQSLGAQTCSFPSFQVFKFIYSCRLAEMGLATQAFHYCEVIAKSILLQPHKYSPVLISQLVQIASQLRLFDPQLREKPEEEAFVEPAWLVQLQSVDKQVKEGAAVWSRGGTFPQRCPSTPSSEAGQYDGPALSQPGGPGTGNPLLAPPVPSAEHFGQGVRLLPSAPPTLPDSHPALPARVPLFPVPSPPGPVELGPGCGPSGAALGFPEPSGPDPVAPYAAPGLPPGAPSPQESEHAPQEARSQDPGVMPPEVLGRNSLLELREEGLGGKFADLGSSMMSQDSEVPPGWECAGSSVLQPPTSTPEAKRPAPAARKEAKEPKKSGESWFSRWLPGKKRTEAYLPDDKNKSIVWDEKKNRWVDVNEPEEEKKAPPPPPTSLPKAPLTAPPGPGGPPRASVNMFSRKAAGARARYVDVFNPGGPQRSEPALAPAEFFAPLAPLPIPAHLFGPNTDAEEAPPAEGAGREGQAPVGGPANPEPASEPQVFSSAVALPGPELPPAREDGSQGGEAPSNHPPAGGAPGAAVPFYSPAHFAQASAPSGGSRMGRIGQRKYPALS